From a single Sphingobium lignivorans genomic region:
- a CDS encoding TonB-dependent receptor — MMKKTSLPARAMRSVALSALLMGVSALPAQAQDRATQPPDTGAGHGHDADHPEDIVITAIIPRAHIDVLGGTSVLRGEELVRDLRPSLGETLARQPGVSATSFGPGASRPILRGFSGDRIRLLTDGIGSFDASATSVDHAVAINPLLAERIEVMHGPAALLYGASAVGGVVNVIDGRLPSRLPSDGFDLALQGNYGSAAEERSVAGKADIVLTGGLVFHADGSWMKTGDLRTGGHILGPVQRAEARESDEAEINELAGLSGRLPNSAIEAWSYTGGLNYIGSDGGSIGFSLGRSHATYGIPIRYITHEEEHDHDHDHDDDDHDHEDEHGHEHGAEAVRIAMYQTRADLRAVVPVGGGFLDQIRLRAGWADYEHAEVEEEGDVHARFFVEGLESRLELVQSRRGGWDGAIGAQLLLRKSRIEGEDKFLPAIDSSTFGLFTLQSLDMGPLRLEAGGRFEHVEIDGAEDLDIGSAALTRKFDTFSGSLGASYAIVPDWRVGVNLSRVERAPSAEELFARGIHHGSQSFELGDPDFSSERGWGIEGTLHGRGTNFHVTASAYYNHFDRFIYDDLVDDEVCLAAVGGDELEFPCLAYQQDKAKYYGAEISADWTVAQLGSTAVKLDGLMDVTRASLEGGRPVPRIPPLRLLGGVELTNPAWTARVEAEHSFKQDRVSERETPTAAFTLVNASLGWRPAPFADRVSLTLSANNIFDVNARRHASLLKDYAPLAGRDVRISLAVKL, encoded by the coding sequence ATGATGAAAAAGACATCTCTCCCCGCGCGCGCCATGCGCTCCGTCGCCCTTTCCGCTCTCCTCATGGGCGTGTCAGCCCTGCCCGCGCAGGCGCAGGATCGCGCCACGCAGCCGCCGGACACCGGCGCCGGCCATGGGCATGACGCGGATCATCCCGAGGACATCGTCATCACGGCGATCATCCCCCGGGCCCATATCGATGTTCTGGGCGGCACCTCGGTGCTGCGCGGCGAGGAGCTGGTGCGGGATCTGCGGCCCAGCCTCGGCGAGACGCTGGCCCGCCAGCCGGGCGTGAGCGCGACATCCTTCGGCCCCGGCGCCTCCCGCCCCATCCTGCGCGGCTTCTCGGGCGACCGCATCCGGCTGCTGACCGACGGGATCGGCAGCTTCGATGCCTCCGCGACGTCCGTGGACCATGCAGTGGCCATCAATCCGCTGCTCGCCGAGCGAATCGAAGTGATGCACGGCCCGGCCGCGCTGCTCTATGGCGCATCGGCGGTGGGCGGCGTGGTGAACGTGATCGACGGGCGGCTGCCCAGCCGGCTGCCGAGCGACGGCTTCGACCTGGCGCTGCAGGGCAATTACGGCTCGGCCGCCGAGGAACGCTCGGTGGCGGGCAAGGCCGACATCGTGCTGACGGGCGGCCTCGTCTTCCATGCCGACGGCAGCTGGATGAAAACCGGCGACCTGCGCACTGGCGGCCACATCCTGGGCCCCGTGCAGCGCGCCGAGGCGCGGGAAAGCGACGAGGCGGAGATCAACGAACTCGCGGGCCTTTCCGGCCGCCTGCCCAATTCCGCCATCGAGGCCTGGAGCTACACCGGCGGGCTCAATTATATCGGCAGCGACGGCGGATCGATCGGCTTCTCGCTCGGGCGCTCACATGCCACTTACGGCATCCCCATCCGCTACATCACGCATGAAGAGGAGCATGATCATGACCATGATCATGACGATGACGATCACGACCATGAAGACGAGCATGGCCACGAGCATGGCGCGGAAGCCGTGCGCATCGCCATGTACCAGACCCGGGCGGATCTGCGCGCGGTCGTGCCGGTCGGCGGCGGCTTCCTCGACCAGATCCGGCTGCGCGCCGGCTGGGCGGACTATGAACATGCCGAAGTCGAGGAAGAAGGCGACGTGCATGCGCGCTTCTTCGTCGAAGGGCTCGAATCGCGACTCGAGCTCGTCCAGAGCCGGCGCGGGGGATGGGACGGCGCCATCGGTGCCCAGCTTCTGCTGCGCAAGAGCCGGATCGAAGGCGAGGACAAGTTCCTCCCGGCAATCGACAGCAGCACATTCGGCCTCTTCACGCTGCAATCGCTCGACATGGGCCCGCTGCGGCTGGAAGCGGGCGGGCGGTTCGAGCATGTCGAGATCGACGGCGCGGAGGACCTCGACATCGGCTCGGCTGCCCTCACCCGCAAGTTCGACACCTTCTCCGGCTCGCTCGGCGCGAGCTACGCAATCGTGCCGGACTGGCGCGTGGGCGTGAACCTCTCGCGCGTGGAGCGCGCACCGAGCGCCGAGGAGCTGTTCGCTCGCGGCATCCACCACGGAAGCCAGTCCTTCGAGCTGGGCGACCCCGATTTCAGCTCGGAGCGCGGCTGGGGCATCGAGGGAACGCTGCATGGCCGCGGGACCAATTTCCACGTGACTGCCTCGGCCTATTACAATCATTTCGACCGCTTCATTTATGACGACCTCGTCGATGACGAGGTCTGCCTCGCCGCGGTCGGGGGCGACGAGCTGGAATTCCCCTGCCTCGCCTACCAGCAGGACAAGGCCAAATATTATGGCGCGGAAATCTCCGCCGACTGGACCGTCGCGCAGCTCGGCAGCACGGCGGTCAAGCTCGATGGCCTGATGGACGTGACACGGGCCTCGCTCGAGGGCGGCCGGCCCGTGCCGCGCATCCCGCCCCTGCGCCTGCTGGGCGGCGTCGAACTCACCAATCCGGCATGGACGGCCCGCGTGGAAGCGGAGCATTCCTTCAAGCAGGACCGGGTGAGCGAGCGCGAGACGCCCACCGCCGCCTTCACGCTCGTCAACGCCTCCCTGGGATGGCGGCCGGCGCCCTTTGCCGACCGCGTCTCCCTGACCCTGAGCGCGAACAACATCTTCGACGTGAATGCCCGCCGGCACGCCAGCCTGCTCAAGGACTATGCGCCGCTCGCCGGCCGCGACGTGCGCATCAGCCTCGCCGTCAAGCTCTGA